The genomic region ATTTTTTTGTATTCAGCAAATTCATCAGGATGAATAAATGCAGCAACCGGGAGATGGGAGCGTGTGGGCTGTAAATATTGTCCTAAAGTTAAAATGGAAACACCGGATGCTAATAAGTCGTCCATTGTTTCAAGAACTTCGGAATACTTTTCTCCTAGTCCAAGCATTACCCCTGATTTGGTACGAACACCTGCACCACTAATGCGTTTCAATACTTCTAACGATCGATCATATTTAGCCTGAACGCGAACTTGCTTTGTTAAACGGCGCACGGTCTCCAGATTATGTGATATAATTTCCGGTGCAATATCGATAACGCGTTGAAGATTTTCCCACTTCCCCTGGAAGTCGGGGATTAATGTTTCAAGCGTAGTGCCGGGACTGATTTCTCGAATTGCCTTGATCGTTTCTACCCATATGAAAGAACCTCCATCTTTTAAATCGTCTCTGTCTACTGAAGTGATCACGCAATGTTTAACCTTCATTAATTTAACGGACTCCGCTACTCTTGTCGGCTCATCGCTATCAACGTTAAGAGGTCTTCCGGTGGCTACCGCGCAAAAGCCGCAGGATCTGGTGCAAATATTTCCAAGAATCATGAAGGTTGCTGTACCGGCTCCCCAGCACTCACCCATATTGGGACAATTGCCACTTGCACAAATAGTGTTTAATTTATGTTCACTTACAATTTCGCGTACCTTTCGGTATTCTTCACCAATCGGCAGCTTGACTTTTAGCCATTCCGGTTTCCTTGGTTTGTCAGAAATTGTTTGGATTAATGGAGAGGATTGTTCACTCATAATGCTTCTTCACGTGCTTTTTTCACCATTTACGGCCATACATGAGCGTTAGATAAAAGGATACAAAAATTTGTTTATTATCTGTAAACGCCATTATTGGAATTTCTTTTGGATATATATCTGCAATGATGCCGATTTCAAGGGCTTTAACATCTTCAAAGAAGGGTGCATATTCAAAATTGACTCCGGCTTTTACGTACCCTCCGGGTCGGAAAAATATTCGGTCGAGTCCCTCAGTAAAAGGAGCCCTGCCATAAATATTGTCAATAAAGTGCTCGTCGGGATTGTATCTCTCCGTTACTACCACAAATTCTCCAAATGTACCAGTCGGCTCCAGAATGTTGAGGAACACAGGCTTTAAAATTCCCAAAGAAAGTCCTCCGGAATAAACAGCTCTGATTTCAACACCATTTCGGTCACCTTTACTGAAAAAGGTTTTTTGCCTTCCTACTCCGGCGCGAAGAATATGAAACGAATTTTTCTTTCCAAATACATAAGATCTCGCATTGTCAAAAGCCTGATTCACGGATTTTATTTCTTTCGGATGTTTCATCCCAACAAAATCACCTTCGAACATTAATTTTTTATATCCGGTTAGATTTATTGACCTCCGAAATTGTACTCCCCAGCCACTGGTATGAAAATTAAGTCCTCCGGTAGCCTCATTCTTCATGAGTACCGGTTTTTCCTCAACAAATTCATTCGGGTTAGGTTGAGCAAAACTTACCCCAATGCCTAAAAGGCTAATCAATAAAACTAAATAAAAACCGATTAATTTCATTACAACAAATATACGATGATTTTAAGTTCAGGTTCCGTTGATTCTAATTATACACTAATTTTACTTCATGGCTACAATTGAAACCTATTATGAAGGCAGCTTAAGGACGATTGCAAAACATGTTGCTTCTGATGCTATAATTGTTACCGATGCCCCCGTGGATAATCATGGAAAAGGAGCAGCTTTTTCTCCAACTGATTTATTATCAGCATCTTTGGGAAGTTGCATGTTGACGGTAATGGGTATTGCATGTCAGACCCATGGGATCCATATGGATGGAACAAAAATGAATATAACAAAAATTATGGCTTCAAATCCTCGAAGGGTGTGTGAAATCCAAATTGACTTTAGTTTTCCTCATTTGACTTTTGATGACCACCAAAAGCTGATACTTGAGCGTGCAGCCAGAACTTGTCCCGTTGCATTGAGTTTGCATCCTGATATTAAACAAACAATTCGATTTGATTGGTAATGATGGAAGAAAAGAAAATTTTTATGCGGGAAGCCTTTAGGGTCGCTATTGAAGGAGTTGGAAAGGGGATAGGTGGCCCGTTTGGTGCAGTGGTTGTCAGGAATGGTGAGATTATTTCCAGGGGATGCAACAGCGTGCTTTCCACGAAT from Bacteroidota bacterium harbors:
- a CDS encoding OsmC family protein, which encodes MATIETYYEGSLRTIAKHVASDAIIVTDAPVDNHGKGAAFSPTDLLSASLGSCMLTVMGIACQTHGIHMDGTKMNITKIMASNPRRVCEIQIDFSFPHLTFDDHQKLILERAARTCPVALSLHPDIKQTIRFDW
- the lipA gene encoding lipoyl synthase; translated protein: MSEQSSPLIQTISDKPRKPEWLKVKLPIGEEYRKVREIVSEHKLNTICASGNCPNMGECWGAGTATFMILGNICTRSCGFCAVATGRPLNVDSDEPTRVAESVKLMKVKHCVITSVDRDDLKDGGSFIWVETIKAIREISPGTTLETLIPDFQGKWENLQRVIDIAPEIISHNLETVRRLTKQVRVQAKYDRSLEVLKRISGAGVRTKSGVMLGLGEKYSEVLETMDDLLASGVSILTLGQYLQPTRSHLPVAAFIHPDEFAEYKKIGLEKWFRYVESGPLVRSSYHAEKHMF